Within Sulfurihydrogenibium subterraneum DSM 15120, the genomic segment GATTATAGGCAACTTTACCCAAAAGTATCTAAGCTGATTGATAATGTAAGTGGAGTGTCGGGAGTTTTAGGAGTTTTTAGAATGTTTAAATTTTTTAGAGGTAAAAAATGAGAAAGTTTATTAGCTTTTTAATATTTATTTTGGCTACTATAGGATTGGGTTATCTTGTGTATTCAAGAAGGGAAGAACTTAAAGAAAAAATTAAAGATTTGGAATGGAAAATAAAAAATTCCAAGTTTTCTCAAAATGTCAAAAGTAAATTTGATGAGATAATCAATGATTTAAAGGATAGAGTTGATAATGTTGACAAAACTCAAGAAGATGCTATACTTAATATAGTAGAAGATAAGATAAGAAAGTTAGAAGAATTAATTAAACAGGAGGAAATACGATGAACAAAAAAGCAGTATTAATAGCACTTGGTTCTGCTTTAGCAGCTGTTGGAGCGTACTTTGCCTATAAAAGAAAAGATGAGATTTTGGCAAAGTTATCTGATTTACAAGAATCTTTAAAAGAAATTGAGCTTACTGAGAAAGCAAAAACTGCATTTAATGATGTAGTGGAAAAATTATCATCCTTAGTTAAAAGAGGAGAAGAACTAACAGAAGAACAAAAAGCTAAAGAAATAGCAGAGCTCGAGGAAAAGGTAAAGAAGTTAGAAGAAGCAGTTAAAACAGAATCTTGATAAAGGTTTTAAATGGGATTTTCGTCCCATTTTTTATCTCTTTAATCTTAGCTATAAAAGATTACTTTAACAAAAATTATAGTTATCATAGTTCCGCGTTATCTTTTTATTTTTTTCTTTCTATGTTTCCACTGTTTATATTCGTTTTTTCAATTTTAAGTTTTATAGCTTTTTTAAAGATATCGGAAATTTACTATATCGTTTATAAACTGTTTCCTAATGTTGCTGAAAATTTTTTGGAAAATGTTTTAAAATTTTACAATACTAACTTATCTACTAATTTATCTTTAATCAGTATTCTTTTATCTCTTTATTTTGGGAAAGACCTGTTTATAGCAATTCAGATGGCTTTTCATTACATTTGGGAGTTGGAATATACTCCAGATAGAAAAAAGTTATTTGTTTCGATTTTGGCTTTGCCTTTTTTAGTAATTATTTTTATTATCTTTTATCTTTTTAAGATTTTACTACAGTTTGTAGATGAGATTAAAAATTATTTAGAAAATTTTGATGTTATTTTTTTAAAGTGGTTAGTTGTTTTTGTAAACTTTTTGTATGAAAACATAGACACTATTTTTAGTTTGTTAAATATATCTGAAATGTTTACTTTTTTTATTATAGTATATCTTCTGTTTTACTTTTTCATCCCAATAACAGTGGAAAAAAGGAAATTAGTTCTTATAATCTTTTTTGTTTCTGCGTGTTTATTTATAATGAGAATCTTGTTTGAAAGTGTGATTATTCAGTTTTTATCAAAAAATCCATTATTTTTAACTGTAGGTTCTTTATTTGCCTTTTTAGTATGGGTTAAGTTGTCGTTTGATATTATATTAATAGGTCAAAGGATACTTTACTATTATAGTAAACACTCGGAAGGTAGAAACCCTTCCGAGTAAATCTTTAATATAATCTAAAGTGTCTATTTAAGAACTTCTGCCAAGTAGTTGGTAATTTATCTATCTCTTCTTGTGCTATCTTTAGAACCTTGTCTTTTATTTTGTTGATATCACAGGTAGCTCTGAGTTTTACGTCGCAAACTTGAGGCTGGGTTATAGGTTTTCCTATCTGGCTTACAAGATAGCAGTATGCTTCTTCTACTTCTTCAATCTCTGCTACTATTCTTTCTGCCATATCCATTGCAGCTGTATTATAAATCTTACCAATGTGGCTAACAGGGTTTTTACCTGCTGCAGCTTCTAAGCTCATAGGTCTGTAAGGTGTGATAAGTCCATTAACCCTGTTTCCTCTACCTACCTGTCCATCATCTCCAGCTTCTGCTGAAGTTCCTGTTACAGTTATGTAAACGGATTGATTATCTATATCGTCAGCTGTGTTTATAAAGATATCAACGTGTTTTGTTGTTAATCTTTGAGCTATAGAATAAGCATAGTTGGTAACAATTTCTTTCTTTTCTATGTAATCTTTTATATCGTTTACGTATTTATCAACAAAAGCCATAGCTATTGTAATTCTTATGTTGTCTTTATTTCTAACACCCATTATTTTAATATCTTCTCCAACGTAGGGATGGTCTTTTTTGAAATCTTTATTGTTTAAAGCTCTTTCAAGCTCGTAAACTATTGTTTCAATATCAGAAAAAGGAGCAAAACCAACACCAAAGGAAGTATCGTTAGCAAGAGGAATTTCACCTTTTAACTGGAATCTTTCAAAAAGCTCAACAAGATCTTTACTTCCAGGTTTTAGCTTAGGATGAATGATTACATGATTTACAATATCTAAATTTGGGATGTTTTCTTTTAACCATTTGTGAGCTGTTTCTACTGCAAGCTCCTTAACAGGAAGTTTTTTACCACCTTTTTCATCAATTGCTCTACCTGTTAGGTATATCTCTATAGGTTCTACTATTTTTCCACCTTTAAACTGAGGGTCTGCAACACCACCTATTAAAAGTGCTTTATCAACGTTATGGTGCATAATTGCTCCAAACTCTTCTCTATAGAGATTGGATAAAGCTATAGAAAGCTCTTCTGCTAATGCATCACAGATAGTATCAGGGTGGCCTGTTCCTTTTCTTTCAACGATTTCAACAGGCTGAGAAGATACTTTTTCAAACTCTAAAATACCTACGTTGATATTTGCCAATCTAAACCTCCTCAAGAGAAAAATTTGAGTTAATTAGATTAGCATAAATTAATATATCTTGCAAATTTTTTTTAATAGGTGTAAAATATTTTTTCTTAAAATTGAAGTTTAAACGGAGGAATAGATGGCAAAAGCTGTATTATCACCAAAAAAGTTAAAACACAAAAGAAGAGTAAAGAAAAACGTTAGAGTTTCGGAAAGAAGAAGACTTGAAAATAGATACCATGTCTCAAGAATGAAAACAGCATTTAAAAAGTTCTATGAAACGCTAAAGAAAGAAGGAAAAGAAGCTGCAGAGAAGCTATTACCAATTTGCCAAAAACTTGCATACAAAGCTGCTGCAAAAGGAGCTATCCACAAAAACGAAGCTGCAAGAAGAGTTTCAAGAGCTGCTAAAAGATTAAAACAAGTTGCATAAATAGAATTTCTGAGTAAAATATATTATAGATAAAGATGGCGGTATAGCTCAGTTGGTTAGAGCACGCGGCTCATATCCGCGGTGTCCGGGGTTCGAATCCCTGTACCGCCACTTTTAAAATGATAGAAAAAAAGTTCTTAAAAGCAATAAAAGATTTTTCTCTAATACATCCAAAAGACAAGGTCTTAATTGGGTTTTCTGGTGGTCCGGACTCAGTCGTCTTATCTTTTCTACTGAAAAAGTTCCAAGAATATTTCAAAATAGAGAAAATAGCCTTAGCCCATCTAAATCACAGCCTTAGAGAAGAGTCTGATAAAGATGAAGAGTTCTGTAAAAATTTTGGTCAAAAGTATGGTATTCCTGTTTTTACGAAAAAAGTAGATGTAAAAGCCATTGCAAAAAAAGAAAAAAAATCTATAGAAGAAGCTGGAAGAGAAGAAAGGTATAAATTTTTTAAAGAAATTATGGAAAAAGAAAATTTTAACAAGTTGGCAACAGCTCATCACTTATCAGACTTGATAGAAACTATGTTTTTATGGTTTGTTCAAGGAAATAAAAAAGGCTTAAAAGGATTTAAACCTAATGAAGATAGCATAGTTAGACCTCTTTACTACGTTAAAAAGGAAGAGATATTAGAGTATTGCCATAAAAATAATTTATCTTATGTAATTGACAAATCAAATTTTGATAAAAGATACTTAAGAAATAAAGTAAGATTAGACTTAATTCCAATTGCAAAAAAGATTAACCACAGCTTAGAAGAATCTCTGTTAAGATTATCTTTTTTTCAGTCTTTAGATGAAGAGTTTTTAGACAGTTATTCAAAAGATATTTTACAGTCTGTGATAAAAGAAAATTACTTAGATCTTAATTACTTAAATAATTTTCACAATGCTGTAAAGTATAGGGTAATTACAGATTGGATATACGAAAAATCAGGGATATATCTATCTTATCAAAAAATTTTGAATATTTTAGACTTGTTGAAAACCAAGGGAACTAAGACAATACATCTAGAAAAAGACCTTCAACTTATAAAAGAGTATGATAAACTTTATTTAAATCACTCTCAAAAGGTGGAAAAATCTGATAAAGAGTATAAATTAAAAGTTGGACAATCTATCTTTATAGAAGAATACGGAATAAGTTTAACTGCTTTTAAACCTACAAAAGAAGATATTGAAAAGATGAAAAAAAGTAAATGTATTGAATGTTTTGATATAGATTCAGATGAGTTTATATTAAGATTTAGAAAAGAAGGAGATAGATTTTTACCATTTGGAATGAAAAGTGAGAAAAAATTAAAGGATGTTTTTATTGATTTAAAAATTCCTAAAAATATGAGAAATTCTATACCACTTTTAGTTTTTGGTGATAAAATATTATGGATAGTGGGTTATAAAAGGTCAGCCTACTATCCAATAACCGAAAATTCAAAAAATCCTATATGTTTTAAAGTTAAGGAGGCACGAAGTTGCAGCTAACAAGGAGTTTATTAATCTGGTTTATAATCGGTGCAATGATGATACTTGCATTTAATATGTTTGGTGCAAGACAGATAAGTGATTCAAAGGTGTCTTTTACCGATTTTATGACAATGGTAAATGAGAAAAAAGTTGTTGAGGCTACAGTTAGGGGAGAAGAACTTACAGCAGTCACCCAAGACGGTAAAAAAGTTGAAACTGTGATTCCACCGGGTTATTCAAAGCTTTACGATATTTTATCTGAAAACGGAGTACAGGTCAAAGTTGTTTCTACAGAAAACAGCAGCTGGCTTATGACTTTACTTATATCTTGGCTTCCAATTCTACTCTTTATAGGACTTTGGATTTTTATGATGAGACAAATGTCTGGTGGCCCAAATAGAGCCTTTTCTTTTGCAAAGAGTAAAGGAAAACTTTATTTAGAAGAAAGACCAAATGTAAAGCTTGATGATGTTGCTGGAATGGATGAAGTAAAAGAAGAAGTAAAAGAAATCATAGAGTATTTAAAAGACCCTTCCAGGTATCAAAAGTTAGGCGGAAGAGCTCCTAAAGGTATTCTTCTTTATGGAGACCCGGGAGTAGGTAAAACATTACTTGCAAAAGCAATAGCAGGGGAAGCAAATGTTCCGTTTATTTCTATCTCAGGTTCTGACTTTGTTGAGATGTTTGTTGGAGTAGGAGCTGCAAGAGTTAGAGACCTTTTTGAAACAGCGAAAAAACATGCACCTTGTCTTATATTCATTGATGAGATAGATGCAGTAGGTAGAGCAAGAACAGGTGTTGGTTTTGGTGGTGGACACGATGAAAGAGAGCAAACCTTAAACCAATTACTTGTTGAGCTTGATGGTTTTGATACAAACGAAGGGATTATAGTTATTGCTGCAACCAACAGACCAGATATATTAGACCCAGCACTTTTAAGACCAGGAAGATTTGACAGACAGATATCTGTTCCAAAGCCTGATGTTAAGGGTAGATACGAAATCTTAAAAGTTCACATTAATAAAAAGAATATACCTTTAGCAGAAGATGTAGATTTAATGACTATAGCAAAAGGAACTCCTGGATTTTCAGGAGCTGACCTTGCAAATCTTGTAAATGAGGCTGCATTACTTGCTGCCAGAAGAAAGAAAGAAAAAGTAGGTATGCAAGAGTTAGAGGACGCTCTTGACAGGATAATGATGGGGTTAGAAAGAAAAGGAATGGCTATAACACCAAAAGAAAAAGAAAAAATAGCCTACCATGAAGTAGGACACGCATTAGTTGGAGTTATGTTAGAAGAAGCAGATCCACTACACAAAGTCTCTATCATACCAAGAGGAATGGCTCTTGGTGTAACTGTAAATCTTCCAGAAGAGGATAGACATCTTTATTCAAAGAGAGATTTAATGGCAAGAATGCTACAGCTTTTTGGTGGAAGAGCTGCAGAGGAAGTTTTCTACGGTAAAGATGGTATTACAACAGGAGCTGAAAACGATTTAATGAGAGCTACAGAGCTTGCTTACAGAATAGTTGCAGCTTGGGGTATGAGTGATGAAATAGGTCCTATAAATGTGCCAATGAGCAGAAGTGGAAGTATATTTATGGGTGGACAAGGCATAGAGATAAGTGAAGAAACTGCAAGGAAGATAGATGAAGAAGTTAACAAGATTTTAAGAGAATCTTATCAAAAAGCAAAAAATATAGTAGAAACTTATAAAGATGCTGTTATTGCAGTTGTTCAGCTTTTACTTGATAAAGAGACTATAACCTGTGAAGAGATGTTTGCAATCCTAAAAGAGTATGGTGTACCTGTGTTAAACAGATGTAGAAAGTTTGAAAATGTTAATGTTATAACAGATTCAGCAGCCCCAGATGTACCCCCAGCAGAGCTATCTGATTAAAGAGGGCTGAAATTGGTAGATACTCACTGTCATCTTGACATGCTACCTCAGAAAGATATAGTAGAAAGTGTAAAAACTTTAGATTATCTACTTACAATCGGGTGTGATAAAGAAGAGATAAAAAAAGGAATAGAGTTAGGTAATAAATACGAAAACGTTTTTGTAGCGATAGGATATCATCCTTACGATGTAGGAGATTTAACTGACGGAGATATAGAAGAGTTAGAGAGATTAGCAAAAGAAAATCCTAAAGTTATAGCGATAGGTGAGTGTGGTTTAGATTTTTACAGAGATAAAACCTTAAAAGAAAAGCAAGAATACTTTTTTAAAAAACAGATAGAGCTTGCAAAAAAGTTAAGAAAACCCCTAATAATACACTCAAGAAGTGCAGATAGAGAGACAGAAAAAGTATTATCTCAGTATGATCCTTTTGAAAACGGAGGTATTATGCACTGTTTTGGAGGGGATGAGAGATTGATGGAGTTTTCTTTAGAAGCAGGGTTTTACATATCTTTTGCAGGGAATATAACTTACCCTAAAGCAGATAACCTTAGAAATATCCTAAAAAAAGTTCCATTAGATAGACTTTTGTTAGAGACAGATAGTCCATTTTTATCTCCTCAAAAAGTAAGGGGAACTCAAAACAAGCCTTCTAACATATACTATACTTTAGAGTTTGCTTCTGAGCTTTTAGGTATTGAAAAAAATAAGCTTGAAAGGATAACCGACGAAAACTTTAAACGGTTATTCAGCCTTAGTTAAAACACACCAACCCGTAAACTCGTTAGTATTAGTTATTTTCTTATAAAAGCTTGTTCTAAAGCCTTTCTTATATCTTCAAAAAATACAGCTTCCTCTCTTGGATTTCTTAACACATAAGCGGGGTGGTAAGTTATGTAAACTTTTTTGCCTTCGTATTCTAATATGCTTCCCCTTTCTTTTGTTATTTTTGTCTCTCTTTTAAATATACCTCTGTAAGCAGTTGCGCCAAGTAAACATAAAACAGAAGGGTTGATTATCTCTATCTGTCTTTTAAGGTATGGAAAGCATGCCTCTTGCTCTTCTATAGTTGGGGTTCGGTTGTTTGGTGGTCTGCATTTGTTTATGTTTGCAATGTAAACGTCGCTTCGTTTATAACCTGCTGATTCTATTGCTTTTGTTAGAAGTTGCCCCGCTTTACCTACAAACGGTCTTCCTTGTTTATCTTCTTCTTCTCCCGGAGCTTCTCCTATAAACATAATCGGAGAGTTTGGATTACCCTCTCCTAAAACTGCTTGTTTTCTGTTTTTGTGTAAATCGCATTTTGTACAGTTTTGAATCTCTTGGTTGATTTGGTTTAAAAGTTTGAGTTTTTCGTCAGCTTTGTTATTTTCTAAAATAATTTCATTAAAACCCATATCTTTCATTACTTTTAAAAAGTTTTTCAGCTCCAAGATTTATCCTTTATTTTGAAGTAGGTGTTTGGTTTAAATGTTTTTTGGTGGCATAAATTCCAAACTGGATAAAATCTTCATCTTTGTAAATAGATGGTTTTGTGTTGATTTCTTTTTTTGCTTTGTTATACCATACTTCTTCTTGGCCTTGACTGATAATATCAGAAGGTGCAACAAACACGTTAGACCTTGCTATTTCTATACACTTGCTATCTTGCAGGTAGCAGAGAATACAGAAAACTTCTTTAAATGGTGCGTGGTAAAAAAGATACATCTCTCCGTCTGTGTTTGATACAGGAATGTCTAAAACTTCTTGATTTTCTACAAAGAGTTTTATTCTTAAAGTTTTGTTTTCAAGCTGTTTTTTTAGGTCTTCTTTTATAAACCAATAGGTGTAAAATTTAGATGGGTTCACAGGGAGAATAACTATCTTTGTAATGTCAAATCTTACTGGAATTTGATAGTCTTGGGTTTGGGGTTTTAAGACTTCGTCTTTTGTGTGTAGTATGTGACTTGAAAGGTTATCTTCCTGAATACTAAGTTTTATTATTTCGTTCATAAAATAACCTCTCTACTGTATTTTATGCTTTCATACAGTTTTATGTACTTCTGTGCTGTGCTTTCTATTGAAAAATCAAATCCCATAACTTTTCTTTGGAGATCTGAAAACTTCTGTTTGTTGTTATACAGGTCTATGGCTCTATTTATAGCGTTTAAAAATTCGTGCTTGTCTGGGTTGTCAAAAAGTATTCCATAACCGTCAGGCTGGGAAATGTCTTTTACAGTATCGTTTAAACCTCCTGTTCTACGGGCAACTACTAAAGTTCCGTATCTCATAGCTATCATCTGGTTTAAACCACAGGGTTCAAACAAAGAAGGCATTAAAAGAAAGTCTCCACTTGCATACATTTTTCTACTTATAGATTCATCATATCCTACTTTGGTAAATATGTTTTCATATTTTCCTTTAATACTTTCAAAAAAGTCGTTGTATCCTCTATCTCCACTACCTAATATAGCAAGATTTATAGGCAATTTAGAAAGTTCTTCTATAGTATCTTTTATCAGGTCTATACCTTTTTGTTGTGCAAACCTTCCTATAAAGACAAACAAGGGTTTATCTTCTTCTAAACCAAATTCTTTTAAAAATAGCTTTTTATTTGTAAGTTTTTTTTCAATGGTGTACTCACAGAATTTTTCATATATATGCTTATCTGTTTCTGGATTCCATATGTTGTAATCAATACCATTTATTATTCCGTAGAGTTTATTTTCGTACTTCCTCAGCAAACCGTCTAAACCAAATCCATATTCGGGCTTGAGTATCTCTTTTGCGTAAGTAGGGCTTACAGTTGTGATTGCACTACTAAAAACTATTCCACCTTTTAAAAAATTCACTTTATCGTAAAACTCAAGAGCTTCCATATGGAATAAATCCCATCCAAGATTAAGTCTTTCTATTGCAAATTTATCAAATATTCCTTGGTATGCTAAGTTATGGATTGTAAGTACAGTTCTAACGTTATGCCAGTTGTATTTGTAGTAAGTTAGAACAGGTATTAATGATGTTTGCCAGTCGTTGACGTGTATTATGTCTGGATTTAATTCTTCTTTTCTTATAAACTCCATTACTGCGTATGAGAAAGCACCAAATCGTATATCATTGTCTGGATAATCTCCTTCTGGAGTTCCGTAAAGATAATCTCTCCCAAAGAGTTCATCGTTTTTTAAAAAGAAAAACGTAACGTTATCTATCAGTTTGTAAACTTCAAAAGTGTAATTTCTACCATTTAAGAAAACATCTATAAAAACGTTTATAGACTTAATCTTATGTTTTTCTAAGTCAACGGATTTGTAAAGTGGCATGAAGCCAAAGACTTTTAAGCCCTTTTTTGCTATCTCTTTAGGCAAAGATCCGCTTATATCCGCCAATCCTCCCGTTTTTGCAAAAGGATAAATTTCACTTGATGCAAACACTACTTTCATTTATACTACCTCTCTTAAAAACTTTGCAGCTTCTTCTGGAGAAGTTGGGTTTATATAATAATCAGTTCCCAGTTCGAATCCTGCAAGTGTAGTTATCCGAGGTAGTATTTCTATGTGCCAATGAAAGTATTTGTTAATGTGATTAAATATTTCTTTGTTTACAACATCATCTCTGTAAGGTGGAGCTGAGCACAGAATCATATTAAAAGGCGGATTTATTAAAGTTTTGTCTAATTTTTTAACTGTAAACCTCATTACGTCTGCAAGGTTTTTCATTGTATCTTCTGTTATTGTAGAAAAGTCGTGGGAGTGGAATTTAGGAGCTATTTTAATTTCAAATGGGTACAAGCTTGCGTAAGGACAGTAGGATATAAAGTTTTCATTTTCGTAGATAACTCTCTCACCAAGTTGAGATTCTAACTTTATCTCATCACAGGTATAACATCTTTCTTTTTCTAAAAAGTGTTTTTGAGATTGTAAAATCATTGTAAGTGGTTGTTTTGGTATTGTTGGAAGGGCTATAAGCTGACTATGAGAGTGGACTAAACTTTTTCCGGCTTCTTTTCCGTGATTTTTAAAAATATGAACATACTTAATTCTATAGTCGTTATAAAGGGATTTCATCCTTTCTCTAAAAGCTATAAACATATTTATAAAGTCTTGTTCCTCAAAATCTTGA encodes:
- the galT gene encoding galactose-1-phosphate uridylyltransferase is translated as MSEFRYNYLKDTWVIIATERSKRPHDYNVSIYEEPITDISKCPFEYGNEDKTPPEIFAIRPDASAPNTPGWLVRVFPNRYPALRIENSPLSDGYYIFDKKGGFGAHEVIVETPDHFKHIQDFEEQDFINMFIAFRERMKSLYNDYRIKYVHIFKNHGKEAGKSLVHSHSQLIALPTIPKQPLTMILQSQKHFLEKERCYTCDEIKLESQLGERVIYENENFISYCPYASLYPFEIKIAPKFHSHDFSTITEDTMKNLADVMRFTVKKLDKTLINPPFNMILCSAPPYRDDVVNKEIFNHINKYFHWHIEILPRITTLAGFELGTDYYINPTSPEEAAKFLREVV
- the ftsH gene encoding ATP-dependent zinc metalloprotease FtsH, which gives rise to MQLTRSLLIWFIIGAMMILAFNMFGARQISDSKVSFTDFMTMVNEKKVVEATVRGEELTAVTQDGKKVETVIPPGYSKLYDILSENGVQVKVVSTENSSWLMTLLISWLPILLFIGLWIFMMRQMSGGPNRAFSFAKSKGKLYLEERPNVKLDDVAGMDEVKEEVKEIIEYLKDPSRYQKLGGRAPKGILLYGDPGVGKTLLAKAIAGEANVPFISISGSDFVEMFVGVGAARVRDLFETAKKHAPCLIFIDEIDAVGRARTGVGFGGGHDEREQTLNQLLVELDGFDTNEGIIVIAATNRPDILDPALLRPGRFDRQISVPKPDVKGRYEILKVHINKKNIPLAEDVDLMTIAKGTPGFSGADLANLVNEAALLAARRKKEKVGMQELEDALDRIMMGLERKGMAITPKEKEKIAYHEVGHALVGVMLEEADPLHKVSIIPRGMALGVTVNLPEEDRHLYSKRDLMARMLQLFGGRAAEEVFYGKDGITTGAENDLMRATELAYRIVAAWGMSDEIGPINVPMSRSGSIFMGGQGIEISEETARKIDEEVNKILRESYQKAKNIVETYKDAVIAVVQLLLDKETITCEEMFAILKEYGVPVLNRCRKFENVNVITDSAAPDVPPAELSD
- a CDS encoding YihY/virulence factor BrkB family protein; protein product: MIKVLNGIFVPFFISLILAIKDYFNKNYSYHSSALSFYFFLSMFPLFIFVFSILSFIAFLKISEIYYIVYKLFPNVAENFLENVLKFYNTNLSTNLSLISILLSLYFGKDLFIAIQMAFHYIWELEYTPDRKKLFVSILALPFLVIIFIIFYLFKILLQFVDEIKNYLENFDVIFLKWLVVFVNFLYENIDTIFSLLNISEMFTFFIIVYLLFYFFIPITVEKRKLVLIIFFVSACLFIMRILFESVIIQFLSKNPLFLTVGSLFAFLVWVKLSFDIILIGQRILYYYSKHSEGRNPSE
- the tilS gene encoding tRNA lysidine(34) synthetase TilS, yielding MIEKKFLKAIKDFSLIHPKDKVLIGFSGGPDSVVLSFLLKKFQEYFKIEKIALAHLNHSLREESDKDEEFCKNFGQKYGIPVFTKKVDVKAIAKKEKKSIEEAGREERYKFFKEIMEKENFNKLATAHHLSDLIETMFLWFVQGNKKGLKGFKPNEDSIVRPLYYVKKEEILEYCHKNNLSYVIDKSNFDKRYLRNKVRLDLIPIAKKINHSLEESLLRLSFFQSLDEEFLDSYSKDILQSVIKENYLDLNYLNNFHNAVKYRVITDWIYEKSGIYLSYQKILNILDLLKTKGTKTIHLEKDLQLIKEYDKLYLNHSQKVEKSDKEYKLKVGQSIFIEEYGISLTAFKPTKEDIEKMKKSKCIECFDIDSDEFILRFRKEGDRFLPFGMKSEKKLKDVFIDLKIPKNMRNSIPLLVFGDKILWIVGYKRSAYYPITENSKNPICFKVKEARSCS
- the rpsT gene encoding 30S ribosomal protein S20, producing the protein MAKAVLSPKKLKHKRRVKKNVRVSERRRLENRYHVSRMKTAFKKFYETLKKEGKEAAEKLLPICQKLAYKAAAKGAIHKNEAARRVSRAAKRLKQVA
- a CDS encoding methionine adenosyltransferase, producing MANINVGILEFEKVSSQPVEIVERKGTGHPDTICDALAEELSIALSNLYREEFGAIMHHNVDKALLIGGVADPQFKGGKIVEPIEIYLTGRAIDEKGGKKLPVKELAVETAHKWLKENIPNLDIVNHVIIHPKLKPGSKDLVELFERFQLKGEIPLANDTSFGVGFAPFSDIETIVYELERALNNKDFKKDHPYVGEDIKIMGVRNKDNIRITIAMAFVDKYVNDIKDYIEKKEIVTNYAYSIAQRLTTKHVDIFINTADDIDNQSVYITVTGTSAEAGDDGQVGRGNRVNGLITPYRPMSLEAAAGKNPVSHIGKIYNTAAMDMAERIVAEIEEVEEAYCYLVSQIGKPITQPQVCDVKLRATCDINKIKDKVLKIAQEEIDKLPTTWQKFLNRHFRLY
- a CDS encoding uracil-DNA glycosylase, giving the protein MELKNFLKVMKDMGFNEIILENNKADEKLKLLNQINQEIQNCTKCDLHKNRKQAVLGEGNPNSPIMFIGEAPGEEEDKQGRPFVGKAGQLLTKAIESAGYKRSDVYIANINKCRPPNNRTPTIEEQEACFPYLKRQIEIINPSVLCLLGATAYRGIFKRETKITKERGSILEYEGKKVYITYHPAYVLRNPREEAVFFEDIRKALEQAFIRK
- a CDS encoding TatD family hydrolase → MVDTHCHLDMLPQKDIVESVKTLDYLLTIGCDKEEIKKGIELGNKYENVFVAIGYHPYDVGDLTDGDIEELERLAKENPKVIAIGECGLDFYRDKTLKEKQEYFFKKQIELAKKLRKPLIIHSRSADRETEKVLSQYDPFENGGIMHCFGGDERLMEFSLEAGFYISFAGNITYPKADNLRNILKKVPLDRLLLETDSPFLSPQKVRGTQNKPSNIYYTLEFASELLGIEKNKLERITDENFKRLFSLS
- a CDS encoding glycogen synthase, with the protein product MKVVFASSEIYPFAKTGGLADISGSLPKEIAKKGLKVFGFMPLYKSVDLEKHKIKSINVFIDVFLNGRNYTFEVYKLIDNVTFFFLKNDELFGRDYLYGTPEGDYPDNDIRFGAFSYAVMEFIRKEELNPDIIHVNDWQTSLIPVLTYYKYNWHNVRTVLTIHNLAYQGIFDKFAIERLNLGWDLFHMEALEFYDKVNFLKGGIVFSSAITTVSPTYAKEILKPEYGFGLDGLLRKYENKLYGIINGIDYNIWNPETDKHIYEKFCEYTIEKKLTNKKLFLKEFGLEEDKPLFVFIGRFAQQKGIDLIKDTIEELSKLPINLAILGSGDRGYNDFFESIKGKYENIFTKVGYDESISRKMYASGDFLLMPSLFEPCGLNQMIAMRYGTLVVARRTGGLNDTVKDISQPDGYGILFDNPDKHEFLNAINRAIDLYNNKQKFSDLQRKVMGFDFSIESTAQKYIKLYESIKYSREVIL
- a CDS encoding DUF4912 domain-containing protein is translated as MNEIIKLSIQEDNLSSHILHTKDEVLKPQTQDYQIPVRFDITKIVILPVNPSKFYTYWFIKEDLKKQLENKTLRIKLFVENQEVLDIPVSNTDGEMYLFYHAPFKEVFCILCYLQDSKCIEIARSNVFVAPSDIISQGQEEVWYNKAKKEINTKPSIYKDEDFIQFGIYATKKHLNQTPTSK